One Banduia mediterranea DNA segment encodes these proteins:
- a CDS encoding short-chain fatty acid transporter: MLNRLITAIVRVFERWLPDSFVIAVLLTLLTFALAIGLTDTTLIGAVEAWGDGFWNLLAFTNQIALTLLLGYALASTRPVNALLLHTAGLVRSARMAYITVCLLTGLIALLSWSTALVAAGIMSRAVGEACRRRGIRVHYPLLVASAFSGFVVWHQGISASISLTIATPGHFLEEQIGVIPASETLFSLWNLLTVAVLLLSLPVLMALLHPRDPAQIAEIPDHLRRETQPGPDTDGETTATATPALRLERSRLLAAAIAALGLIYLYIHYIARGDGLTLNLMNFSLLTVGILCAGNLDRYARITVAGGRIAAPFLVQYPFYAGIAGLIASSGLGAMLVAACASVADADSLPLFAFFSGGLLNIFIPSGGAQWAVQGPIMMTVADQIGASLSATAMAVSLGDEWTNLIQPLIMLPVLTLARVSARSVMGYSFVALLWSGLIFVVSLSAI, translated from the coding sequence GTGTTGAACCGCTTGATCACCGCCATTGTCCGTGTGTTCGAACGATGGCTGCCCGATTCCTTCGTGATCGCCGTGCTGCTTACACTGCTGACGTTCGCGCTGGCGATCGGGCTGACGGACACCACGCTGATCGGCGCGGTCGAAGCCTGGGGCGACGGCTTCTGGAATCTGCTCGCGTTCACCAACCAGATCGCGCTGACGCTGTTGCTCGGCTACGCGCTGGCGAGCACGCGACCGGTCAATGCGCTGCTGCTGCACACCGCCGGCCTGGTGCGTTCGGCGCGCATGGCTTATATCACGGTATGCCTGCTGACCGGTCTGATCGCGCTGCTGTCCTGGTCGACCGCGCTGGTTGCCGCCGGGATCATGTCGCGCGCGGTCGGCGAAGCCTGTCGCCGGCGAGGCATTCGCGTGCACTATCCGCTACTGGTGGCGTCGGCGTTTTCCGGATTCGTGGTCTGGCATCAGGGCATCTCGGCATCGATCAGTCTGACGATCGCCACACCGGGCCATTTCCTTGAGGAGCAGATTGGCGTCATCCCCGCCTCGGAGACGCTGTTTTCCCTTTGGAATCTGCTGACCGTGGCGGTGCTCCTGCTGAGCCTGCCGGTGCTCATGGCCCTGCTGCACCCCCGCGATCCGGCGCAGATCGCGGAAATTCCGGACCACCTGAGGCGCGAGACGCAGCCGGGCCCAGACACCGATGGCGAAACCACGGCGACGGCCACACCGGCACTGCGCCTCGAACGCTCGCGTCTGCTCGCCGCTGCGATTGCCGCGCTCGGGCTGATCTATCTGTACATCCACTACATCGCACGCGGCGACGGGCTGACGCTCAATCTGATGAACTTCAGCCTGCTGACGGTGGGGATACTTTGCGCCGGAAACCTTGATCGCTATGCCCGCATCACGGTGGCTGGCGGCCGCATCGCCGCGCCGTTTCTGGTTCAGTACCCGTTCTATGCGGGCATCGCGGGGCTGATCGCCAGTTCCGGCCTGGGCGCCATGCTGGTAGCTGCTTGCGCCTCGGTGGCGGATGCCGACAGCCTGCCGCTGTTCGCCTTCTTCAGCGGCGGCCTGCTCAACATCTTCATTCCTTCGGGCGGTGCCCAATGGGCGGTCCAGGGGCCGATCATGATGACGGTGGCGGACCAGATCGGCGCCTCGCTATCGGCCACCGCGATGGCGGTGTCGCTGGGTGACGAATGGACCAACCTCATCCAGCCGCTGATCATGCTGCCGGTGCTGACCCTGGCCCGGGTCAGCGCACGGTCCGTGATGGGCTATTCGTTCGTGGCGCTGCTGTGGTCGGGCCTGATCTTTGTGGTGTCGCTCAGCGCGATCTGA
- a CDS encoding DUF3228 family protein, translated as MSIELTQFARIRLFPCSGRRNAIDGCSPKAFQQHLNEVTPVKVLEGYAPFCQLRVYRNWTRTRCTTVAITPDNAQLLKSAYEARTRDELPVLNRWFEGVSPPLASYLIVIVYDREQLQKEGESIAAEWGIVGCMATDLPEEVPMAPITMMRNALGVDEGGSGVPLDRDAYRRSVEFWSTHANWREAPP; from the coding sequence GTGTCGATTGAACTGACGCAATTTGCCCGAATTCGACTGTTTCCGTGCTCTGGTCGCCGCAACGCCATCGACGGTTGCAGCCCGAAGGCCTTCCAGCAACATCTGAACGAGGTGACACCGGTCAAGGTGCTCGAGGGCTATGCGCCGTTCTGTCAGTTGCGCGTTTATCGCAACTGGACACGGACGCGCTGCACCACCGTAGCAATCACGCCCGACAACGCCCAGCTGCTGAAGTCGGCCTATGAGGCCCGCACACGCGATGAGCTGCCTGTTCTGAACCGCTGGTTCGAAGGTGTCAGTCCGCCGCTTGCGAGCTACCTGATCGTGATTGTCTACGACCGCGAACAGCTGCAGAAGGAAGGCGAATCGATCGCGGCGGAGTGGGGGATCGTCGGCTGCATGGCAACCGATTTGCCGGAAGAAGTGCCGATGGCACCAATCACGATGATGCGCAATGCACTGGGCGTGGACGAGGGCGGCTCCGGCGTTCCACTGGACCGGGACGCCTATCGGCGCAGTGTCGAATTCTGGAGCACGCACGCGAACTGGCGCGAAGCACCGCCCTGA
- a CDS encoding alpha/beta fold hydrolase yields the protein MISTDSAMQDVDKLVSFAHGKESGPWGIKITRLAEVARARGFAVDSPDYSRTHDPRERVQQLLGQHPRAKTLVLCGSSMGGYVSAQACAALRPTALFLMAPALYFPNWDEEPAGIPELAAVAHGWRDDIVPVEAAWRFAQRNRAALHVLDAGHDLNDQLESLCLLFDDLLARAERNT from the coding sequence ATGATCTCCACAGATTCAGCCATGCAGGATGTCGACAAGCTTGTCTCGTTTGCCCATGGCAAGGAAAGCGGCCCCTGGGGCATCAAGATCACCCGCCTCGCCGAGGTGGCGCGGGCTAGGGGATTCGCCGTGGATAGCCCGGATTATAGTCGCACCCACGATCCCCGCGAACGCGTCCAGCAACTGCTAGGCCAGCATCCTCGGGCGAAGACACTGGTGCTGTGCGGCTCCAGCATGGGCGGCTACGTCTCGGCACAAGCCTGCGCGGCACTGCGCCCGACCGCCCTTTTCTTGATGGCGCCGGCCTTGTACTTCCCGAACTGGGACGAGGAGCCGGCGGGCATTCCGGAGCTGGCCGCCGTCGCGCATGGCTGGCGTGATGATATTGTTCCGGTGGAGGCCGCCTGGAGATTCGCGCAGCGTAACAGGGCGGCCTTGCATGTGCTGGATGCTGGACACGATCTCAATGATCAGCTTGAGTCCTTGTGCCTGTTGTTCGACGATCTGCTCGCACGCGCTGAGCGCAATACCTAA
- a CDS encoding alpha/beta hydrolase family protein, which yields MLTKPHQWNPWALLPLLAGVYWLLAAQGGLWLTLGLVPATLMIAGGVSMFLWPGVDKTMQFVSAGSALGVVAAIPLLFVNREALLTAALSAASFVVAGRMLIRQTRIVEDVPPPQDKLSLWIKAALDDMLLAYLSGTAHVPGGAAADRMCADLKSAAETLAARGQLENPAAYHRTPIAPGEVRLRARRAAGHDFEELRFNSGYQPDLELPGAERHLSYKNNAEVAAWVFRRGAGDAAPERPWLICIHGYRMGVHWQDFGLYRPAWLHQRLRLNLMMPVLPLHGPRREAWRSGDGYLDHNFADMLHTHAQALWDIRRCIAWVRQQQPDARIGLLGFSLGGYTTALAAQYEAELDFAVACIPATDFASTLWRQVPPEHQRYYRERGVDEDFLRAVMAPVSPLSSPPLLSRDRCHIVAGVADRVVPPVEALKLAQHWQTPVHWYQGGHLSFRREPVVRETIENAMRAAGWAIPSA from the coding sequence ATGCTGACCAAACCTCATCAATGGAATCCCTGGGCGCTGCTGCCGCTGTTGGCCGGCGTCTACTGGCTGCTTGCGGCGCAAGGTGGCTTGTGGCTGACGTTGGGTCTGGTGCCGGCTACATTGATGATCGCCGGCGGGGTGTCGATGTTCCTCTGGCCCGGCGTGGACAAGACCATGCAGTTCGTTTCGGCGGGCAGTGCGCTCGGCGTCGTGGCCGCGATTCCACTGCTGTTCGTCAATCGCGAAGCGCTGCTGACCGCGGCCTTGTCCGCCGCCAGTTTTGTTGTCGCCGGCCGCATGCTGATCCGCCAGACTCGAATCGTCGAAGACGTGCCGCCGCCGCAGGACAAGTTGTCGCTGTGGATCAAGGCAGCGCTGGACGACATGCTGCTGGCCTATTTGTCCGGTACGGCGCACGTACCGGGCGGTGCCGCGGCTGACCGCATGTGCGCCGATCTCAAATCGGCTGCTGAAACACTGGCTGCGCGCGGGCAGCTGGAGAACCCGGCGGCCTATCACCGCACACCGATCGCACCCGGCGAGGTCCGTCTGCGCGCGCGTCGGGCGGCCGGTCACGATTTCGAGGAACTGCGGTTCAACAGCGGCTATCAGCCGGATTTGGAACTCCCCGGCGCCGAACGGCATCTGTCGTACAAGAACAATGCCGAGGTGGCCGCCTGGGTGTTCCGGCGCGGTGCGGGCGATGCCGCACCGGAGAGACCGTGGCTGATCTGCATTCATGGCTATCGCATGGGCGTGCACTGGCAGGATTTCGGTCTGTACCGCCCGGCTTGGCTGCATCAGCGACTGCGGCTCAATCTGATGATGCCGGTACTGCCGCTGCATGGCCCGCGCCGCGAAGCCTGGCGCAGCGGTGACGGTTACCTCGATCACAACTTCGCCGATATGCTGCATACGCATGCACAGGCCTTGTGGGACATTCGGCGCTGCATCGCCTGGGTCCGGCAACAGCAGCCGGATGCTCGTATCGGATTGCTGGGTTTCAGTCTGGGTGGTTACACCACGGCCTTGGCAGCGCAGTACGAAGCCGAGCTTGACTTCGCGGTGGCCTGCATTCCGGCCACGGATTTCGCTTCCACGCTATGGCGCCAGGTACCGCCCGAACATCAGCGCTATTACCGCGAACGCGGTGTCGACGAGGACTTCCTGCGCGCCGTCATGGCCCCGGTGTCGCCTTTGTCGTCACCACCGCTGTTGTCGCGCGATCGCTGCCATATTGTCGCTGGCGTCGCCGATCGCGTGGTGCCGCCGGTCGAAGCGCTGAAGCTTGCGCAGCATTGGCAAACACCGGTGCACTGGTATCAGGGCGGGCACCTGAGCTTTCGCCGGGAGCCGGTAGTGCGCGAGACCATCGAGAACGCCATGCGCGCCGCCGGTTGGGCGATTCCGTCGGCGTAA
- a CDS encoding beta-ketoacyl-ACP synthase III has product MRVAISATGLHTPPASISNDELVASFNAYVEKFNQTHAAEIEAGTVAALAPSSSGFIVKASGIHSRHVVDRDGVLDIDRMRPSIRARSETEPSLMCEMGAAAANQALQRAGRRADEIDAVIVACSNMQRAYPAIAVELQAALGAGGFGYDMNVACASAAFGIQTAVDAVRQGSARRVLVVSPEICSGHLNFRNRDCHFIFGDAATAVVVEPLEEAHGEVVFEVLGTRLKTQFSNNIRNELGFLSPTEVPPRRWDELLFRQEGRKVFKEVVPMVAELLTTHLADLGLAPADVRRFWLHQANLGMNELIAKRVLGREATREEAPVILDEYANTSSAGSVIAFHKYQQGLQPGDAVVLSAFGAGYSAGSVVMRRA; this is encoded by the coding sequence ATGCGTGTCGCAATTTCGGCCACCGGCCTCCATACCCCTCCGGCGTCGATCTCCAATGACGAGCTGGTCGCGTCATTCAACGCCTACGTCGAGAAATTCAACCAGACCCACGCGGCCGAGATCGAGGCCGGCACGGTTGCCGCTTTGGCGCCGTCCAGCAGCGGGTTCATCGTCAAGGCCTCGGGTATTCACAGCCGACACGTGGTCGATCGCGACGGTGTGCTCGACATCGATCGCATGCGCCCGTCGATTCGTGCGCGTAGCGAGACCGAGCCCTCGCTGATGTGCGAAATGGGTGCGGCCGCTGCCAACCAGGCGCTGCAGCGCGCCGGCCGCCGTGCTGACGAGATCGATGCCGTGATCGTGGCCTGTTCGAACATGCAGCGGGCTTATCCGGCGATCGCCGTGGAACTGCAGGCCGCGCTCGGGGCCGGGGGCTTTGGCTACGACATGAACGTGGCCTGCGCCTCGGCCGCCTTCGGCATCCAGACCGCAGTGGATGCGGTACGCCAGGGCAGCGCACGGCGCGTGCTGGTGGTCTCGCCGGAAATTTGCAGCGGTCATCTGAACTTTCGCAATCGCGACTGTCACTTCATCTTCGGCGACGCTGCCACCGCGGTCGTGGTCGAACCGCTGGAGGAAGCGCACGGCGAGGTCGTGTTCGAGGTCTTGGGGACGCGCCTGAAGACGCAGTTCTCGAACAATATTCGCAACGAGCTCGGTTTTTTGTCGCCCACTGAAGTTCCGCCACGGCGCTGGGATGAACTGCTGTTCCGGCAGGAAGGACGTAAGGTCTTCAAGGAAGTGGTGCCGATGGTGGCGGAGCTGCTGACGACGCATCTGGCGGATCTGGGCCTTGCGCCGGCCGATGTGCGCCGCTTCTGGCTGCATCAGGCCAACCTGGGCATGAACGAGCTGATCGCCAAGCGTGTGCTCGGGCGCGAGGCGACGCGCGAGGAGGCGCCGGTGATTCTGGATGAATACGCCAACACCAGCTCGGCCGGATCGGTCATCGCATTCCACAAGTACCAGCAGGGCCTGCAGCCGGGCGATGCGGTGGTGCTCTCGGCTTTCGGCGCTGGCTATTCCGCAGGCAGCGTGGTGATGCGGCGAGCCTAG